From Nonlabens sp. Ci31, the proteins below share one genomic window:
- a CDS encoding SulP family inorganic anion transporter, whose amino-acid sequence MFKHLKGDLFGGLTAGVVALPLALAFGVQSGMGAIAGLYGAIFIGFFASLFGGTNTQISGPTAPMTAVSMVVIAGIVQVYEGDLSNALPAILSVFIMAGIMQVSLGILKLGKYIKYIPYPVVSGFMTGIGVIILITQLLPAIGYYPVEDEQFIEKFRPAAEEVILKNILKDDVDDNVLVLKNLKVTIEKAKEITPDQILTASIILAKKESSGVIGALKTLPTGIQKINWLELGLTLITIFIIFGFKRITTTIPSTLVALLGVSIAVYFMDIEVRTIGEIPTDLPIPNFEIITGFNFTAIVPYVFTALTLAFLGAIDSLLTSVVADNMTKTRHNPNKELIGQGIGNSIAAIFGGIPGAGATIRTVVNINSGGKTKLSGMIAAAMLLIIVVALGGFAENIPSAVLAGILITVGIGVMDYKGLKVLGSIPKSDVVVMFVVLLLTVFWDLVYAVGIGLVIASLIFMKKMGDSNDVKSGIKRLSGTKYMDHADYSRIPVKWREEIFIKELSGSIFFGYTSDFQSMSRDIPPRATHAIIRMKKVPFIDQSGLFAFEDVLQNLVEKGIQPLLIGVQEQPLYRLESIDIIPDLVGKEHIFENYDACLQWITANVGDTVPAVEN is encoded by the coding sequence CGGAGCCATTTTTATAGGTTTTTTCGCATCTCTATTTGGCGGTACCAATACGCAAATTTCAGGTCCTACTGCACCAATGACGGCCGTAAGTATGGTGGTAATAGCTGGAATTGTACAAGTATACGAAGGCGATTTATCAAACGCACTACCAGCCATTCTCTCTGTATTCATTATGGCTGGAATTATGCAAGTCTCTTTAGGGATCCTAAAACTGGGAAAGTACATCAAATACATTCCTTATCCTGTGGTGTCTGGATTTATGACAGGAATAGGCGTTATTATATTAATCACTCAATTGCTTCCTGCTATAGGGTACTACCCAGTAGAAGACGAGCAGTTTATTGAAAAATTCAGACCAGCTGCAGAGGAAGTTATACTAAAAAATATTCTTAAAGACGACGTTGATGATAACGTATTAGTTCTAAAAAACCTTAAAGTAACAATTGAAAAGGCAAAAGAAATAACGCCAGATCAAATTCTTACGGCTTCCATAATACTAGCTAAAAAAGAAAGCAGCGGTGTCATAGGAGCTTTAAAAACACTGCCTACTGGAATCCAAAAAATCAATTGGCTGGAATTAGGACTGACCTTGATCACCATCTTTATTATTTTTGGATTCAAACGCATTACGACTACTATTCCCTCTACACTAGTCGCATTGCTAGGCGTTTCTATTGCCGTATATTTTATGGATATAGAGGTACGAACGATAGGAGAGATCCCTACAGATTTGCCGATTCCTAATTTTGAAATCATTACTGGATTTAATTTCACTGCTATCGTACCCTATGTTTTTACGGCATTGACCTTAGCATTTTTAGGTGCTATTGATTCTTTACTGACAAGTGTTGTGGCAGATAACATGACAAAAACCAGACACAATCCCAATAAAGAACTCATTGGTCAGGGAATAGGAAACAGTATTGCTGCTATTTTTGGAGGGATTCCTGGTGCAGGTGCGACCATACGTACGGTAGTCAACATCAATTCTGGTGGAAAAACTAAGCTTTCTGGTATGATCGCCGCAGCAATGTTGTTAATTATAGTGGTCGCTTTAGGTGGTTTTGCTGAGAATATACCTAGCGCAGTTCTTGCAGGAATCTTAATTACTGTAGGTATAGGTGTGATGGATTACAAAGGACTCAAAGTGCTAGGTTCTATTCCTAAAAGTGATGTAGTAGTCATGTTTGTGGTTTTACTGCTTACCGTCTTTTGGGATTTGGTTTACGCCGTTGGGATAGGATTAGTCATCGCCAGTTTAATCTTCATGAAAAAGATGGGCGATTCTAATGACGTAAAATCCGGGATCAAAAGATTATCTGGTACCAAGTATATGGATCACGCAGACTATTCTCGTATTCCTGTTAAATGGAGAGAAGAAATATTCATTAAAGAACTGAGCGGTTCTATTTTCTTTGGTTATACCAGTGATTTTCAATCCATGTCTCGCGATATTCCTCCACGCGCCACTCATGCGATCATTCGTATGAAAAAGGTGCCGTTTATTGATCAGTCCGGATTGTTTGCTTTTGAAGATGTCCTGCAGAATTTGGTAGAAAAAGGAATTCAACCCTTGTTGATTGGGGTCCAAGAGCAACCATTATACCGATTAGAATCCATAGATATCATTCCAGACTTGGTAGGCAAAGAGCATATTTTTGAAAATTACGATGCTTGTCTGCAATGGATAACTGCAAATGTAGGTGATACGGTGCCGGCTGTAGAGAATTAA
- a CDS encoding NAD(P)H-dependent glycerol-3-phosphate dehydrogenase: MDQTKKIAVIGGGSWATAIVKMLCENLDTVYWYMRSDYAIEHIKRNDHNPSYLSSVEFNPEQLCLSSDINEIVSQADLCIFAVPSAFFSKELEKLTVSLKDKIIFSAIKGIVPETGLIVGEHFHEHYDIEFENIGVLTGPCHAEEVALERLSYLTIACADEEKAKFLAERLESDYINCKISDDIIGTEYAAMLKNIYAIAAGIAHGLGYGDNFQSVLMSNAIREMKRFIKKVHKMKRNINDSAYLGDLLVTGYSGFSRNRLFGNMMGKGYTVRSAQMEMNMVAEGYYATKSAFKINEEKGAKTPILDAVYSILYDNKNPKKVFNKLADKLD, from the coding sequence ATGGATCAGACCAAAAAAATTGCTGTAATTGGCGGTGGTAGTTGGGCAACGGCCATAGTAAAAATGCTTTGCGAAAACCTCGATACCGTCTATTGGTATATGCGTAGCGATTACGCTATTGAACACATCAAACGCAACGATCACAATCCTAGTTATTTGAGCTCTGTAGAGTTCAATCCAGAGCAATTATGCCTTTCAAGCGATATTAATGAAATAGTAAGCCAAGCAGATCTTTGTATATTTGCAGTACCTAGTGCTTTCTTTTCTAAAGAATTGGAAAAGCTTACGGTTTCTTTAAAGGATAAAATAATATTCAGCGCCATAAAAGGTATCGTTCCAGAAACGGGTCTTATAGTAGGAGAGCATTTCCATGAGCATTATGATATTGAATTTGAAAATATAGGTGTTCTTACTGGACCCTGTCATGCAGAAGAGGTAGCCTTGGAAAGACTTTCTTATCTAACTATCGCCTGTGCAGATGAAGAAAAAGCAAAGTTTCTTGCAGAGCGTTTAGAAAGCGATTATATCAATTGTAAAATCAGCGATGATATCATAGGTACAGAATATGCTGCGATGTTGAAGAATATCTATGCCATTGCTGCTGGAATAGCTCATGGTTTAGGCTATGGTGATAATTTCCAGAGTGTATTGATGAGTAATGCCATACGTGAAATGAAGCGTTTTATCAAGAAAGTACATAAAATGAAACGCAATATTAATGACAGCGCTTATTTGGGCGACTTGCTGGTAACAGGATATTCTGGATTCTCGCGCAATCGATTGTTTGGTAATATGATGGGCAAAGGATATACCGTAAGAAGTGCACAAATGGAAATGAATATGGTCGCCGAAGGTTATTACGCTACTAAAAGTGCTTTTAAAATCAATGAAGAAAAAGGAGCTAAAACTCCTATTCTAGATGCTGTTTACAGCATTTTATACGATAATAAAAACCCTAAAAAGGTATTTAATAAACTGGCTGATAAGCTGGATTAA
- a CDS encoding aldehyde dehydrogenase family protein: MSTLAKDFGMDVALEQLGLKETNHGTSTGNHHFGNGATITSSSPVDGAVIGKLTTTSPEDYEKVVTSAQAAYKDWRMKPAPLRGEIVRQFGDELRRLKEPLGKLVSYEMGKSYQEGLGEVQEMIDICDFAVGLSRQLHGLTMHSERPGHRMYEQYHPLGIVGIISAFNFPVAVWAWNTALAWVCGDVCIWKPSEKTPLCGVACQNIIATVLKNNNLPEGISSLVNGDYKVGEMMSTDKRVPLISATGSIRMGRIVASKVAERLGKSLLELGGNNAIIVTPDADLKMTVIGAVFGAVGTAGQRCTSTRRLIVHESMYDKVRDAVVAAYGQLKIGNPLDENNHVGPVIDTDAVANYNHALEQVVIQGGKVLVEGGVLSGAGYESGCYVRPAIAEATNDMQIVQHETFAPVLYLLKYSGTVENALEQQNGVAQGLSSAIMTNNLREAEHFLSQRGSDCGIANVNIGTSGAEIGGAFGGEKDTGGGRESGSDAWKIYMRRQTNTINYTTELPLAQGIKFDL, from the coding sequence ATGTCAACACTTGCAAAAGATTTTGGGATGGACGTTGCTCTAGAGCAATTAGGCCTCAAAGAAACAAACCACGGAACATCAACTGGTAATCATCACTTCGGTAATGGAGCTACTATAACTTCTTCTTCTCCGGTAGATGGAGCGGTTATAGGAAAGTTAACCACTACAAGTCCAGAAGACTATGAAAAAGTAGTCACTAGCGCACAGGCTGCCTATAAAGATTGGAGAATGAAACCAGCGCCTTTGCGTGGTGAAATTGTTCGTCAATTCGGTGATGAATTAAGAAGATTAAAAGAACCTCTAGGTAAACTGGTTTCTTATGAAATGGGTAAATCGTATCAAGAAGGTTTAGGAGAAGTTCAAGAAATGATCGATATCTGTGATTTTGCAGTTGGTCTTTCTCGTCAGTTGCACGGTTTAACCATGCACTCAGAACGTCCTGGACATAGAATGTATGAACAGTACCATCCATTAGGAATAGTAGGAATCATTAGTGCTTTTAATTTTCCAGTGGCTGTTTGGGCCTGGAATACAGCGCTTGCATGGGTTTGTGGTGATGTGTGTATCTGGAAGCCAAGTGAAAAAACACCTCTTTGTGGTGTGGCCTGTCAGAATATCATCGCAACAGTTCTTAAAAACAACAACCTGCCAGAAGGAATCTCTTCCCTAGTAAATGGAGATTATAAAGTAGGAGAAATGATGTCTACAGATAAGCGCGTGCCACTTATCAGTGCTACAGGTTCTATTCGTATGGGAAGAATTGTTGCCAGTAAAGTAGCAGAACGTCTTGGGAAGTCATTATTGGAATTAGGTGGTAACAATGCCATTATAGTAACTCCAGATGCCGATTTAAAAATGACTGTAATAGGTGCCGTTTTTGGAGCTGTAGGAACTGCTGGACAGCGTTGTACTTCTACACGTCGTCTAATTGTTCATGAATCTATGTATGATAAAGTAAGAGATGCCGTAGTTGCGGCTTATGGCCAGTTAAAAATAGGTAACCCATTAGATGAGAACAACCACGTAGGTCCAGTAATCGATACAGATGCTGTTGCTAACTACAACCATGCTTTAGAGCAAGTTGTCATACAAGGCGGTAAAGTTCTTGTAGAAGGTGGTGTACTTTCTGGTGCTGGTTATGAAAGCGGTTGTTATGTAAGACCTGCGATTGCAGAAGCTACTAACGATATGCAAATCGTACAACACGAGACTTTTGCTCCGGTATTGTATTTATTAAAATACTCTGGTACGGTAGAAAATGCTTTGGAACAACAAAACGGTGTAGCACAAGGATTATCTAGTGCGATCATGACCAATAACCTAAGAGAAGCAGAACATTTCTTATCTCAAAGAGGATCTGATTGTGGTATTGCAAACGTCAACATAGGAACTAGTGGTGCTGAGATAGGTGGCGCCTTTGGTGGAGAAAAAGATACTGGTGGTGGACGTGAGTCTGGATCTGATGCTTGGAAAATCTACATGAGAAGACAGACCAACACGATCAATTACACTACTGAGTTGCCTCTTGCGCAGGGAATCAAATTTGATTTGTAA